Genomic window (Burkholderia pyrrocinia):
CAATGTCGTGTATCCATCCATCGGCGGGATACATTCGGATACGCAATCGCCCATCGTCGCGGGGTGCGAGCCGGCTTCGATGGCCCGCGCGCCACCGGCCGGTCGTGCTGCCCGCGTGGTGCTGCCGGGCGTCCGAGAAGGATCAGCGCAACGCTCGTTTTCCGTTTGGCGTGACAGGCGTCGCGCACGGGAGAAGGAACGTCTCCGTCGGCGAAATCCCGGTCCGTTTTCACGCCGGTTCCGATGCGACGACAACAGCTGTACATATCGCCGAAGCGATGAAACGGACGACAGTCGATTCGTACGATGTACCGCCGGAAGCGGCCCGATCCGAACGGGTGGGCTCGACTGTCGGGGCCGGGCGCCGGGGGCTCGTGATGCCGGGTTGTGCCGCCCCGGGGCCCGTTGTTGCGTTGGCGATTCCGGGCTGGAATAATCTGACGGCTCGCGTGTTTACAGTGGTGCCGGCAGAAGGTCGTTGCGATCGGTGGGGGCGGCAACGACCGAGGGGAGTCGACGACGGGTACCGGCCGTGGCATGCGCTGCGGCTGCGTGTCCGACCGAACGGATACGACCGGGTATCCCGCTCCGAGCCTGCGCACAGGTACCGACATGTCGCGTGCCGCGCCGCCGTGCCAGCGGCGTCCGGGTTCATGCCCGCCACCGTTTCCTTACTGCATCTGCATGATCGAACTTTCGACACGACGCTTGATTGAGCTTTGCCCCGGCCCGCCGCGGCTGCAACGCGCGATCGACGACAATGCGCCGTCCGTCCTGATCGCCGGGCGCGGTGCGGCGGCACCGTCGGCCGTCGCGGCGATGCAACGCGAATACGTGTTGCGCGCAGTGCTGCGCGATGGCTGGTCCGCTGTTCCGCAAGCGATCGTGTCGCACGGCGGCGGGGCCGTGCTGGTACTGGCCGATCCGGGTGGGGAGCCGCTGTCGGTTGCCGGCGTACCGCAGGAAGGGCCGGCCGCGTTTCTGCGGCTCGCGATTGCGCTCGCGACGACGGTAGGCGCGATGCATGCGGCCGGTGTCGTGCATCGCGCACTCGCGCCGCATCGCTTCCTGGTGGACGGCGACGGCCGTGCGTTCCTGACGGGCTTTGACCTTGCCGACTGCCCCGGTGTGATCGACCCGTTGCGCGATGCGGAGCTCGATTGGGGCGACACGAATTTCGTCTACATGGCGCCCGAATTCGGCGCGCGCATGAACACATGTGTCGACGCACGGGCCGACCTCTACTCGCTCGGGTGCATTCTCTATGAGCGGCTGGTCGGTGTGCCGCCGTTCGACGCGACCGATGCCGCCGCACTCGTGCATGCGCACGCCACGCATTCTGCGCGGGCGCCTCACGAGCGTGCGCGGCACGTACCCGAGCAGATCTCGCGGATCGTCATGAAGTTGCTCGAGAAAGCCCCGGACCAACGCTACGGCACCGCCACGGCGCTCGTCGCCGATCTGCGGCGATGCGAACAGTGCTATTGCCGCGACGGTCGCATCCCGATGTTCGTGCCCGACGGGCAGGCAGCGCTGCAACGTTTGCAGCAGACTGCTCATGTGGTGGGCCGGGAAGAGGAGCTCGACGCGTTGCTCGCGCAGTACCGTGTCGTCGCCGCCGGGGGCGAGGCGCGCGTGGCGTGGATCTCCGGCAACTCCGGAATAGGCAAGTCGACATTGCTTCTGGAGGCCGTGGTGCGAATCCGGCAAAGCGGCGCGCCACTCGTGGCCATCAGCAAGGGCGAGGAGGGGAGCCGCGGAACGCCCTATGCCATGCTTTCGCAGGCACTGGGGTCGCTGCTGCAGTTCGTGCTCGGTTGCGTGGACGACGAATTCGAAATCTGGCGCGCCCGCATCGGGATGGCGGTGGCGCCTGTCGGGCGCACGCTGACGAGGTTCCTGCCTGCGCTCGCAGCCGTGCTTGGCCCGCAAGCGGCCATGCCGGAACAAGCCGACCTGGCTCCCGCGCTGGAGCGGGCCCGCGTGTTGCAGGCGCTTGCCCGGCTGATCGCCTGCTTTGCGGCACCGGAGCGCCCGCTCGTGCTGCTGCTCGACGATCTGCAATGGGCCGATGCCGGCACGCTGCAGGTACTGGAGTGTCTGCTGGTCCAGCACCGCGAGACGGCGTTGCTGCTGGTCGGCGCCTATCGCGGGAACGAGGTCGATGCGGGGCACCCGTTGCGGGTCGGCACGATGGCCGGCATTCCCGACGCGTTGACGATGGAACTGGGGCCGCTGAACGAGCGCGCGACGACCGAGCTGATTGCCCGGGCGCTGCATCACGATACCGAAGCACTTCGCCCGTTGTCCGACGTGATCGGACGGAGAACCGGCCGCAATCCGTTCTTCGTGCATCGTCTGCTGCGTCTGCTGGCCGATGAAGGCATGCTCGATTACGATGCGGGCGCCGGCCTTTGGCGCTGGAACATCGCGCGCATTGCCGCGCATCGCGGGAGCGATGACGTCGCCGCGATGTTGACGCGCCAGTTCGAGCTGCTGCCGGACGCCGCGCAATTCATGTTGCGTCTGCTGGCCTGCATCGGCCAGCGCGCATCGACGCGCCTGCTGGCCGTGGCCGCTGGCCTGACCGAGGGCGACGCGACGCAGTGTCTGCAGGCCGCGCTCGACGCAGGCAGCCTCCAGCGCGACGGCGACGACTGGACGTTCCGGCACGACCGCATTCGCGAGGCCGCTTACGCGTCGATCCCGGAGGGCGAACGGGCGCCGCTGCATCATGCGATTGCCTGCCGCTTGCTCGCGGGCGAAGACGCCTGCGCCGACGCCTTTGTGCTGGCGGCACAAGCGAATCTGGCAAGCACGGTCATCGATGCACCCGCGGAACGCCGCGCGTTCGCGCGCGTGAACCTGGATGCCGGGCGGCAGGCCAGGGCGGCAACCGCGCATCATGCCGCGCTCGGCTTTTTTCGCGCGGCACTCGATTTCCTCGGCGCACGGAACACCAGCGAGGATGGACTGAGGGCGCGCATGCTGTGCGGCGAGGCCGAGTTCATGACGGGTGCGCTCGAAGCCGCCGAAGCGCGCCTTGCCGAACTGGAGGTCGTGGCCGGGGACGGTACGTTCGGCGCCGAGCTCACGCGCCTGCGCGCGGCGTTGTACACGGCGCTGGGCCGCTTCGACCTTGCGCTCGGCGTCGGGCTCGCCTTCCTGAAGCGGGCGGGCATCGATATCCCGCCCCATCCCGGCAGCGCGGACGTGCATCGCGAATACGTTCGCCTGCGCGGCTGGCTGGACCGGCACGGGATCGAAGCGCTGCGCGATCTGCCGATCATCGCCGATCCGCTGCAGCGGGCGATCGTCGACATCTTTGTCGACCTCATCCCGCCGGCACTGTATTCGGACCAGGATCTGGTCGACGTGATTCTGCTGCGCGCGGTCAATCTCGCGATCGAGCATGGCCATTCCGACGCCTCCGCCGACGTATACGTCTGCATGAACCAGATCTTCGGTGCACGCTACGGCGATTACGCCGCGTCGCTGGCGTTCGGTGAGCTCGCGCTGCACCTGGTCGACGAGCGCGGACTCGATCGTTACCGCGGCCGTGTGTACATGGCGTACGGGACGATCGTGGTGCCGTGGGTGTTGCCGGCACGTTCGGCCCGTGGCTATATCGCGCGGGCGTTCGAGATCACGGTCGAGTGCTGCGACCACACCTTCGCGATCTATTGCAAGCGCAACGAGGCAACCGGGATGCTGTTTGCCGGCGAGTTTCTCGGCGACGTGCGCGACACCGTGGCGCGTGGGCTGGCCATCGCACGCGACGCGAATTTCCAGCTCGTCATCGATGCGCTGCTCGCGCAGCAGAATCTGGTGAGACGGTTGCAGGAAGGCGAGACCGGCGATCGCGACGCGTGGCTGCCGCCGCCGGACGAAGGCCGGCCGGCGACGCTGGTCGATCTCGCCTACTGGGTCTATCGATTGCAGGCGGCGCTGCTGTTCGGCGATCTGCCGGACGCGCTCGAGGCGCGCCGCCGCGCCGAAGCATGCGAGCATGCCGCGCGCTCGTTTGCCGAGCGGGCCGATTTGCCGTTCTACGGTGCACTCGCCCTGCTCGCGTTGCCGCGCCGTGACGCGTCGCAGGAGGCTGCGCTGCAGCGTCATGTCGAGCAACTCGACGTCTGGGCGCGAGCCTGCCCGGCGAATTTCGACGCGCGACGCGAACTGGTGCGCGCGGAGGAGGCGCGCGTGCACGGTCGATCGCCGGACGCCGCGCAAGCGTATGCGCGTGCCGTGACTCACGCGCGCGTGCATGGCTTTACGCAGGTCGAGGCGCTGGCGTCCGAGTGCGCGGCGCGATTCCATGCGGGCCGCGACGAGATCGCTGCACAAGCCTATTTGCGCCATGCGCAGGGCGCCTGGCAGCGGTGGGGGGCGCTGGCCAAGGTGCGGGAACTGCAGGCAGCGCATGCCGATGTATTCGATGCGCAAGCGTGGGAGCCCGCCGGGAATCGTTTGCACGAGCTGGATGTCCGGGCGGTGCTGCGCATCTCGAACGCGCTGGCGAGCGACATCGTGCCGGCGCGCCTCGTGGAGACGCTGTTGCGCACGACGCTCGAAAGCGCCGGGGCCGAACACGGCGCGCTCGCGGTGGTGCGTCAGGGCGTCTGGCATGTGCCGGCGCGCGCGGACGTGGTCGACGGTACGATCGTCGTGACGCAGGCGGCCGAGCCTTTCACGGCGAGCGTGCTGCCCGTGTCTCTGGTGCAGGCGGTGGCGCGTACGCAGGAGGGCGCGGTGATCGACGATGCGTCCGAGTCGCCGGTCCACGCACAGGATGCGTACGTTCGGCGCAAGCGCCCCCGTTCGGTGATGTGCGTGCCGCTGATGCGTTATGCGACGCTCGTCGGCGTTCTGTACCTGGAAAACAATCTGGCGGCGCGGATGTTTACCGCGGCGAAGGCCGCCCTGGTGGAAGTGATTGCGTCGCAGGCCGCGTTCGCACTCGAGAATGCGCGGCTCTACGAGGAACTGGTCGAGCAGAACCGTCAGCGCACACATGCCGAGGAACAGCTGCGGGCCGCACTTGCCAGCCTCGAGCGCGCCAGCCGCCTGACAGCGATGGGCGAGCTCGTCGCGTCGATCGTCCATGAAGTCGGACAGCCGATTGCGGCCGTCGATACGTCGGCGAGCGCGGCGTTGCGCTGGCTGAACCGGGAGCCGCCGGACGTCGGCGAGGCGCGGGAAATGCTCGTGCATATCAACCGGGGGGCGGCGCGAGCCAAGAGCATCATCCAGGCACTGCGCGCGAAGGCGCGCAAGGCCGCACCGCAATTCACGACGGTCGATCTCAACGAGGCCGTCCGGGAAGCCGCGACGCTCGTCGCACGGCAACTCGACGCGCTCGACGTCGAGCTGGAGCTGCACGGCCCGGACAGCCCCGTCTATGTCCATGGCGACCGGATCCAGCTCCAGCAGGTCGTGATCAACCTGCTCACGAACGGCGCCGAAGCGATGGCGGAGCTCGAGACGGTGCGTCGCCTGTCGCTTGCTTGCGAAGCGGACGGCGTTGACAGCGCACGCGTGACCGTGGAGGATCTCGGCAGCGGGATTGCGCCGGAGATTGCAGACCGGCTGCTCGAACCGCTCTTTACGACCAAGGAGAACGGGATGGGCATGGGCCTCGCCATCTCGCATTCGATCGTCGATGCACACGGCGGGACGTTGACGTTGTCGACCCGCGACGGCGCCGGTACGTGCGCGATCGTCATGCTGCCGCGCGCCGATCCCTGACCGGGCCGTCCGCCGGCGCGCGGCGCGGCGGACGGACAGGTCCTTCGCGATGTCTTCGAGCCGCCACGCGGCCATCCCTGCAAATTCACCAGCGAATACTTCGATGCCCGAAACCAGAATGCCCTACCCGAATCCTTCATCTGCGGATCGGAACGGCCGTGTCGTCTACGTCGTCGACGACGACGAGTTGATTCGTGCCGCGCTGATCGGCCTGCTGCGATCGATCGACCTTGACGTTCGCGCATTTGCATCGACTGAAGAATTTCTCGCGGCGCCGAAGGGCGCCGGACCGTCGTGCCTCGTGCTCGACGTGAGGCTGCGCGGGCAGAGCGGGATTGCGTTCCAGAAGTCGCTGGTCGAGAACGGCGGTCCGCAGATGCCGATCATCTTCATCACGGCGCACGGCGATATCGCGATGACGGTGAAAGCAATGAAAGCAGGCGCGATGGATTTCCTGACGAAGCCGTTCCACGACCAGGAAATGATCGATGCGGTGATCGCGGCGCTCGATCGCGACGCGAAACGGCTGGAGGCCGATCACTCGCTGCTCGATCTGCGCGCGTGTTGGGAATCGCTGACACCGCGAGAATGCGAGGTGCTGCAACACGTCGCGGCGGGCCTGATGAACAAGCAGGTCGCGGGGAACATGGGCATTGCGGAGATCACGGCCAAGATCCACCGCGGTCAGGCGATGCGCAAGATGCAGTGCCGCTCGGTCGCGGAACTGGTGCGCAAGATGACTGCGCTCGGAATCGGGCCGCCCGCACGCTAGCGGCGGCACCGTCATCGGGGAAAGCCTACCCCATACGTAGATATGGTGACGGTGCGGCGGCGTGGCGGTATGCTGGCAACTTGGGTAGCCGTAGTCGGGACGGTCCGTTCCGTTCACTCGCCATAAGCAGGGATGCCTTTCTCACTCTCAGCCACCGATCTCGTATCGATTGTCGACGACGACCCGTTCGTGCGCGCCGCCGCGAAAAGCTTCGTGCGTTCGCTGGGCGGGGAGGCGCACGAGTTTGCGTCGGGCCCGGCATTCCTGGCTTCCGACGTGGCGTCGCGAACAGGCTGCCTGATCTGCGACATCCAGATGCCGGAGATGGATGGCCTCGAAGTGCTGGAGCGGATCGAAGCACGCGGCCTGAATATTCCGACCATGTTCGTCACGGCATTCGCCACTGCCCGCGAGCGCGAGCGCGTGCGGGCCAGCGCCGCGCTGTGTCTGCTCGAGAAGCCGATCGACGCGCAGGAGCTCGAGACGTGGCTCGCCCGCGCGCTCGGCTACGGCTGATCCGCCGCGGTTTGCCGCCACGGCAACCTAAACCTTCGTAGGGGGTGGATGGCCGCTCGTTTGATGGTGCGAGCCCCCGTCTGCGTGTTTTCATTCTTCCTGTACCGTCCGCCGTGGCGGCGACAGGAGAACGAAGATGGCGAACCTTCCTACCTTATCGTGCGGGGCCTTGTCCGAATTCCGCATCGCGCGTCGCATACGCAACGTCGCCCGCGCAGGGTTCCCGTATGTGCGCGAGTTCATCGTGTGGCCCGTCCGTCTTGTCCTCGCCGCTGGCGTGCTGCTCGTCGCGGAGCGCATGCATGATGCTCGCGCCATGCTGCCGAACGCGTTGCCTCCCGTTGCCGGCGGTGGTCTGCTGCTTGCAAGTGCGGCCGGTATCCTGTTTGCGCTAGCGGCGGTGCTGTGGCTGCGTACGCGGAGGCTGGACGCGAGAATCCGGCAGCTCGCCGCGGCCATCGAGCATCATGGCGTCGACGCGCTGCCCGACGCACTGGTCGAACGCGGCGCGCCCTCGATCGCAAGGCTGACACGCGCGATCAACGACGCGCATCGCCAGCACGCGGAACGCGTGACAGAGTTGCTGCATGTACTGGCCGCGTACGCGCATGATCTGCGCACGCCGTTGACGCGGATGATGCTGCGTAGCGGGATGCTGGAAGATGGCGCGTTGCGTGACGCGATGGAGCGCGATCTTGCCGAGATGGGGGAACTGGTCGAAGCAAGCCTTGCCTGCGCGCGGCTTCAATGCAGCGTGGCGGAGCCGCCGCGGCGCGTCGACGCGGACGAGTTGCTCGGCGTGCTGGTCGACACCTATCGCGACGCGGGCCTGACCGTCGGCCTGGACGGGCGGGTGGGCCATCCGCTGGTGACCTGCCCGCACGCGCTGCGCCGCGTGCTCGTCAATCTGATCGACAATGCGCTGCGTTACGGCGGCGACGTCCGCCTGTGTGTCCGGGTCGAGGCAAGACGCGTGATGCTCAGCGTGGTGGATTCGGGGCCCGGCATCGTGCCGGCGGAGCTGGAGGCGGTGTTCGCGCCCTGGTATCGAGCGCCGCAGACAGCGGCGCGCGCGTCCGGATCGGGGTTGGGGCTGGCGATCGCGCGCCGTCTGACGCAGGCGATGCAAGGGGAATTGCAGTTGAACAACCGCAGTACCGGAGGCCTCGAAGCGAGAGTGACGTTGCCGCTCGCCGTCGCATGACGGCATGGGGCGATGTCATTGGCGAGCGTGACGACATTGCCCCGCCGGGCGAAGCCAAAGCGATCGTCTAGGCGTGGCGCCGGGATTGCAGCGAGAGCCTGCGTCGCTCGGTTCTCAACGAGTTGGCGCCAACTGAATTCGGTCGTCGGCTGGTGCTTTCGAAGATGCCGGTGTTTTCCGGCCTGACGGCGGCCGAAGGGGCTTGCCGTCATCGATGCGCAACGTCAGCCACGTCGATCAATCGGCGCGCCATGGAATGACACGAACCGGTCAGGTGTTATGAGCGAGTAGCACGTCAATGGGTTGGCGCGCCGTCCCTGAACCAGACCTCTTCCAGATGAATTCCATAGACTCGCGTCAGATTCCGGTTGTACCGCATCGTCCGCTGGCAGGCAGTGATCACCGAACGCTGGTACTCGCCGCGTTAGGCGGGGCACTGGAGTTTTACGATTTCGTGATTTACGTGTTTTTTGCAGCGGTGATCGGCCATCTGTTCTTCCCGCCGTCGATTCCCGACTGGCTGCGCCAGGTGCAGACATTCGGTGTATTTGCGGCAGGCTATCTCGCGCGGCCGCTCGGCGGCGTGATCATGGCGCACTTCGGCGATCTCGTCGGTCGCAAGCGCATGTTCACGATGAGCGTGATGCTGATGGCCCTGCCCACGCTGATGATGGGGCTGCTGCCGACCTATGCGTCGCTTGGCGTTGCTGCGCCCGTGCTGCTCCTGCTGTGCCGGGTGGTGCAAGGTGCGGCGGTGGGCGGCGAGGTGCCGGGGGCCTGGGTGTTCGTCTCCGAACATGTGCCGCCGCGTCATGTCGGCTATGCGTGCGGTCTGCTGACGGGCGGCCTGACGTTCGGCATCCTGCTCGGCTCGCTGATCGCGTCGGCGATCAACCATCACTATTCGCCTGCGGCAATCAGTGCCTATGCGTGGCGGATGCCGTTTGTCATCGGCGGCCTGTTCGGAATCCTGTCCGCGTTTCTGCGACGCTGGCTCAATGAAACGCCCGTGTTCATCGAAATGAAGCAGAGCCGGTTGCTGGCCGGCGAAGTGCCGTTGAAAGCCGTGCTGCGCGATCATGGCCGGGCAGTGCTCGTATCGATGATCCTGACGTGGACGCTGACCGCGGCGATTGTCGTCGTGATCCTGATGACGCCGACGCTCGTCGCAAAGCGCTTTCATATCGACCCCGCGCTCGCGCTACAGGCGAATTCGGCAGCCACGTTCTGCCTGACGATCGGATGCGTCGTCGCCGGTTCGGTGGCGGGGCGGATCGGCACCGGCCGCACGATCTTCGTTGGCTGCCTGCTGCTCGGCGCATCGTATTTCCTGATGGCCAGGCAACTCGCCGTGGATCCGTCGTTGCTGCTGCCGCTCTACGCGGTATCCGGCTTCTTCGTCGGTGCGGTTGCGGCGATTCCGGTTGCGATGGTCAACGCGTTTCCGCCGATCGTGCGCTTTTCGGGCATCTCGTTCTCGTACAACGTCGCGTATGCCGTGTTCGGTGGTCTTACGCCGGTGTTCGTGTCGGTGATGCTGAAATCGAATCCGCAGGCGCCGGAAATTTATGTGGGCGCGCTGTGTATCGTCGGGGCGCTGGCAGGTCTCGCGTTGCGCCCCGCGCGCTAGGCCGATGCCGTAGCAGGCGCACCCAGCTTCGCACCGAAGAAGTCGCCGAGCTTCGATACGGCAGCATCGACGTACGGCGCTTTGTCGTACAGGGCGACATGGGTGGCGCCTTCAACCCAGCACAGTTCCTTGGGTTCCTGCGCATTGGCGAAGGCGTCCGTCGACATCCATGACGTCACGGCCTCGGTGCCGACGATCATCAGCAACGGACGCGGCGCGATCAGGTCGATGAACCGGAATGCGTCGAAGTGTGCGATGCGATCGACACTGTTCCAGGTGAAGAAGCTGGCTGAGCGAGGGTGATGCGCGCGCGGCGAGCAGTAGTACTCCCAGCCTTCGAACAGATGCAGGTCGCCCGACCGTGCAAGTTCTTCAGTCGGGAAAATCTGAAACACGCCCACGCCGTCACCGTTGACCTCGGCAATGCGAGCCGCTGCGGCGGCATCGAGCATGCGTTGGAATATTGCGGGATCCTGATGACCATCCGCGCCGAAGCGAAACTGCAGGTTGATGTCCGCGGCGCTGACCGTCGCCACCGCCTTGATGCGACGGTCGGTGGCGGCGGCGGGAATGACGTAGCCGCCGGATGCGCAGATGCCCAGCGCACCGATGCGATTCGGATCGACGTCGTCCCGTGTCGCGAGGAATGAGACGGCGGCCTTGAAGTCCTCGATGCGGTGGGCGGGATCTTCGAGTCCGCGCGGTTCGCCCTCGCTCTCGCCCTGGTGGGCCGCGTCGAAAGCAAGCGCGATGAACCCTTGCTGGGCCAGACGCTGCGCGTACAAACCGGCAGCCTGTTCCTTGACGCCGGCGCCAGGGTGGCCGACGACGATTGCAGGACGCAGGATCCCGGCTTTGGCAGGCTGAAGGTAGAGGTGGCCGGCGAGTTTCACCCCGGCGCTGTCGAAGCTGACGAATATTTTCATGGTTGATCCAATGGCGTGCAAAAGAGGCGTTTCCCGATATCGGCCCGCAGGAGCCACCACGTCACGCCGCAGACTCGTGCGAATCACTGCCCACATACGTTCGTATGTTCATCGCCTGTTGCCTGGGCCGACGTGAAGTCCTGCAATTGCCGCTGCGCCGCTTGCAAACGGCGACAACGGAAAGGAATCCTGAAGGCGTGCAAATAGCCTCGTTGGAGAACCCGGACCGTTATGCCGTGCGCGCGTGCGTCGCGTCGCGATGCCGGTCGGGCGAAGTCGCATCGGCGGTATTGTCGCCTTGGGATTTCGACGGGCTGTTCTGGTCCGAGCGTGCGATCTGCAGCGCGGCGGCGATGTCGTCCGGATAGCGCGGTTCGCTGCGGGCCGGGTTGTAGCCGGCCTGCTCGAGCCGAACGAGATCGGCGCGCACGGCGGCGCGCGTGAGGCTGTGTCCGGCATCGGCGAAGGACACGACGGGAACGATGGCAAGCAAGGCGGCAGCGAGGATTCGAGTGGCTTTCATCTGAGGGCTCCTGAAGTCAAGTGATCGGATCGACCGTCGGACATCCGAGTCAGCGTCGTATGTCGCATGTCTTCCGCATGTCGACAGTAGAACCCGCCAACGTATCGGCGATGTTTCCGCAACCCGGGCTTCGTGCATGCTGATGTTTCGGGCGCGGCCCTGGATACGGTGCGATACAAAATCGGGCGATGCCGTATCGGTCTTGCCGCGACGGCTTCGCTCACTGCGGCGGCGGTGCGGTTCGCATCGCATCGGTCCGCGCAACGCCCCGAACCCGATCGCCACGACAGGTGGCTGACGGGGAGGGCAGCTGTGCTGCATCCGCCCGTCGATACCCCGGGCCGTGTCGGCGCGTCTGTCGTCGACGTACCAGGCCGCTGCGTTCCGGTAAGCGATACGGGGCGCGGGTGACGGCAGTGTGTGATTCAACGTCGATAGGGTCCGGTCAAACCATCGATTGCCCTGATCATCCCTTCGTACAAGTAGCCCCGTGCATCCGGTTTCGATACCTTGTCTTCACTGCGCCGCGGGTTGCGTTCGCAGTCCCGTTTCACGGCGGCGCTCAGGCGCTTTGCCCGAGAAACCCCTTACCGCTCGAGGATGAAGGCAAATGTCGATCAGTGAACGGATCCCGGTGTTCCTCGCCGTCAGCGAGGTCTTTTTTCGCGGCGCCGACCGGGACTTCGCCGGCGAAGCGCGTGTGCCGACCGTGCGCACGATGTCGATGTGCCCGGATGCCGTGTCGCCGCTTGATGACGGGCGATGCCAGTCGACCGAGCCGTGTGGTCGTCATCACGCAGTGGTTGCCTGACGGTAGCAAGGCAAGCGCTGCCGCCTCTGGCGGCGTGTGCCCAGGGACGATTGGAGGTGTTGACGCAATGAGGACGACGATGGATTTCGCGACGAGCGCGATGGCGGTGGATCCGTGGACGCAGACGCTCGGTCTGCTTGCGCAATTGAGCGGGAGCAGCGATGCGCGCGTGGTGGCGCCTTTGTGCGAGACGCAGCGCGGGTGCGTGTCCGGATACGTGGCGCACCAGCGGCCGGTGAGCGTCGTGCGTCGCTCGGGCTTGGTCAACTTTGTCGATCGTCCTACTGCAACGACCGTGACGATCGCATGGCGCGATTCGACGCATTGCTCGTACGGTGACCAGCTCTGGCAGGCGTCACGTGCCATAGTGAACGGCGTCTGTGCGGTGAGCGGGCATCCGATCCACCGTGGCGACGCCGTCTACCAGCCGCGCCCGGATCATCCGAAGCCGCTCAACGCCGACGCGATGATTCTGGCGTCGGCGTTGCAGGAGATCGAAGAGGACTGATCGATCCGCGTGGGTTTTCTGAACGGAGCCGGGCGTTTCACGAACCATCTGCCGTAGACAGAAGGCTGTATTGCCGCGCGAATTCGATCGGCACCGGATCGCCGCAGGCATGATGAACAAGCAGATCGCGGGCAACACGGCGATGGCGGACATCGCGGCCCGGATTCATCGCGTTCAGGCGATGCGGAAGATGCAGTGCCGTTCGGTCGCCGAGCGGGTGCGCAAGACGGAGGCGCTCGGCATCGGGCGCGCTTGCGCGCTGGCCTGGCCGCCGTCGTTGGGGACGCCAGACCTATACGCACATATGATGGCGGCGCGGCTGCACGGCGGTAAGCTGGCACGTCGGGCAACGGTGTTCTTGACGGGCCTGTCCGTTCGCCTCGCCATGGTGCACGGTTTGACGGTGTTGAGTGTGGTTCGACTTCGAAGACGAGGGGCGCTTGGATACGCTACAGAACATGCGGATATTTGCCAGAGTCGCGGAATGTGGCAGCTATACGGCTGCCGCGCGGCGTATGGAGATCTCCACCGCTTACGTTTCCCGGTCGGTGTCGGATCTCGAAGCGCACTTGCGCACACGACTTCTGAATCGCACGACGCGCAGGATTGCGTTGACCGAGGCCGGCGCACGCTATCTCGATCGCTGTCGCGGCATTCTGGCCGATATCAATGCGGCGGAACGCGAGGCCGCCGACACGCATGCACGTCCGATCGGACGATTGCGTATTCATGCGACACCCAGCCTCGGACAGTACTACGTCGCGCCCGCCGCGGCACTGTACCGTGAGCGTTATCCCGACGTGTCGATCGAGCTGACGCTCGGACAGGAAATTCCCGACCTGCTGAATGATGGCTACGACGTCACGGTGCAGATGACGCTCGGCAACCTCCCGGATTCCGGGCTCGTGGCTCATCGGCTGGGAACCTCATACAGCGTGCTTTGCGCGTCGCGGGCCTATCTGGAGCGCAA
Coding sequences:
- a CDS encoding DUF3331 domain-containing protein, which codes for MDFATSAMAVDPWTQTLGLLAQLSGSSDARVVAPLCETQRGCVSGYVAHQRPVSVVRRSGLVNFVDRPTATTVTIAWRDSTHCSYGDQLWQASRAIVNGVCAVSGHPIHRGDAVYQPRPDHPKPLNADAMILASALQEIEED
- a CDS encoding MFS transporter; its protein translation is MNSIDSRQIPVVPHRPLAGSDHRTLVLAALGGALEFYDFVIYVFFAAVIGHLFFPPSIPDWLRQVQTFGVFAAGYLARPLGGVIMAHFGDLVGRKRMFTMSVMLMALPTLMMGLLPTYASLGVAAPVLLLLCRVVQGAAVGGEVPGAWVFVSEHVPPRHVGYACGLLTGGLTFGILLGSLIASAINHHYSPAAISAYAWRMPFVIGGLFGILSAFLRRWLNETPVFIEMKQSRLLAGEVPLKAVLRDHGRAVLVSMILTWTLTAAIVVVILMTPTLVAKRFHIDPALALQANSAATFCLTIGCVVAGSVAGRIGTGRTIFVGCLLLGASYFLMARQLAVDPSLLLPLYAVSGFFVGAVAAIPVAMVNAFPPIVRFSGISFSYNVAYAVFGGLTPVFVSVMLKSNPQAPEIYVGALCIVGALAGLALRPAR
- a CDS encoding ATP-binding protein — encoded protein: MANLPTLSCGALSEFRIARRIRNVARAGFPYVREFIVWPVRLVLAAGVLLVAERMHDARAMLPNALPPVAGGGLLLASAAGILFALAAVLWLRTRRLDARIRQLAAAIEHHGVDALPDALVERGAPSIARLTRAINDAHRQHAERVTELLHVLAAYAHDLRTPLTRMMLRSGMLEDGALRDAMERDLAEMGELVEASLACARLQCSVAEPPRRVDADELLGVLVDTYRDAGLTVGLDGRVGHPLVTCPHALRRVLVNLIDNALRYGGDVRLCVRVEARRVMLSVVDSGPGIVPAELEAVFAPWYRAPQTAARASGSGLGLAIARRLTQAMQGELQLNNRSTGGLEARVTLPLAVA
- a CDS encoding alpha/beta hydrolase, translated to MKIFVSFDSAGVKLAGHLYLQPAKAGILRPAIVVGHPGAGVKEQAAGLYAQRLAQQGFIALAFDAAHQGESEGEPRGLEDPAHRIEDFKAAVSFLATRDDVDPNRIGALGICASGGYVIPAAATDRRIKAVATVSAADINLQFRFGADGHQDPAIFQRMLDAAAAARIAEVNGDGVGVFQIFPTEELARSGDLHLFEGWEYYCSPRAHHPRSASFFTWNSVDRIAHFDAFRFIDLIAPRPLLMIVGTEAVTSWMSTDAFANAQEPKELCWVEGATHVALYDKAPYVDAAVSKLGDFFGAKLGAPATASA
- a CDS encoding DUF4148 domain-containing protein, which encodes MKATRILAAALLAIVPVVSFADAGHSLTRAAVRADLVRLEQAGYNPARSEPRYPDDIAAALQIARSDQNSPSKSQGDNTADATSPDRHRDATHARTA
- a CDS encoding LysR family transcriptional regulator, with the protein product MDTLQNMRIFARVAECGSYTAAARRMEISTAYVSRSVSDLEAHLRTRLLNRTTRRIALTEAGARYLDRCRGILADINAAEREAADTHARPIGRLRIHATPSLGQYYVAPAAALYRERYPDVSIELTLGQEIPDLLNDGYDVTVQMTLGNLPDSGLVAHRLGTSYSVLCASRAYLERNSVPRDVDELRKHACVQVVTPFFSPDSWSFDGAAGRAEFAMTETFFRVNNAEALSAALGSGIGIGALPVASALPALRAGSLIRVLPEYRLQTVTLHALYASRQYLDAKIGTWVELLRDAISVKLTAQEAELRDMETRRSCSLV